GGCTGCGCTACATCGTGTTGACTTCGGTAGACCGCGACGACCTGGACGACGGCGGCGCCGGCCACTACGCCAGCTGCGTTCGCGCGATCAAGGAGCGCACCCCCGAGGTGGTGGTCGAAGCGCTGACCCCGGACTTCGACGCCGACCCCGCCGCCATCGAGCGGGTGGCAGACTCGGGCCTTGAGGTATTTGCCCAGAACGTCGAAACCGTCGAACGCTTGACTTCCCGAGTCCGCGACCCCCGCGCCGGCTACCGCCAGACGCTGGACGTGCTGGCCCACGCCAAGCGTCACCGCCCGGACCTTATCACCAAGACCAGCATCATGCTGGGGCTTGGCGAGACCGACGAGGAAATCATGCAGACGTTTGACGACCTGCGCGACATCGGCGTGGATATCGTCACCCTCGGCCAGTACCTGCGCCCGACGAAAAACCACCTGCCGGTGGAGCGCTGGGTCACCCCGGAAGAGTTCGAGGACTACCGCCAAAAAGGGCTTGCCAAGGGTTTCATGGAGGTGCCCTCCGGCCCGCTGGTGCGCTCGAGCTACCGCGCCGACCGAGTATTCGAGAAAAACAACCTGGGGCTGGCTTCGCCGGCCGCCGTCCCCGGCCAGCAAGCCGGCGACGACGACAACCTGATCCCGGTACAAAGCGTTAGCTAAGCGATCCGCCACCGACGCACAAAAAACCGCCGCCCCTGTCACCTCAGAGGCGGCGGTTTTTTTTGAACGGCTTCTTGAACGGCGCTATGCCTTGGCGCCAGGCGTTATTGGCGATACGGGTGTCAGCTCACGCTCGATACGCCGCGCCAGCGCCCGGGCCAGCTGCTCGCCGACCCGCTCCACGCTCGCCCTTTCTGCGTCTTCCCGGCGCTCGATCAGCGAAGACAGTCGCGCCATGGGCATACCTGCATGGCCGCAGGGGTTGATGCGGGAAAA
This DNA window, taken from Halomonas piscis, encodes the following:
- the lipA gene encoding lipoyl synthase, coding for MSNDTLQRVQSGEKFRNDRGMSVIKDGIKQRKAAADAEPDASLARKPKWLRARVPGGERFEAVKKNVAKHNLSTVCAESHCPNLGECWSNGTATIMLMGSVCTRACRFCAVDTGNPQGWLDKDEPANTANSVELMGLRYIVLTSVDRDDLDDGGAGHYASCVRAIKERTPEVVVEALTPDFDADPAAIERVADSGLEVFAQNVETVERLTSRVRDPRAGYRQTLDVLAHAKRHRPDLITKTSIMLGLGETDEEIMQTFDDLRDIGVDIVTLGQYLRPTKNHLPVERWVTPEEFEDYRQKGLAKGFMEVPSGPLVRSSYRADRVFEKNNLGLASPAAVPGQQAGDDDNLIPVQSVS